In the Haloferula helveola genome, one interval contains:
- a CDS encoding succinate dehydrogenase cytochrome b subunit, whose amino-acid sequence MNSPAFSFPIVTRVWQSTIGRKFLVALTGLVLVLFLAGHLAGNLLVYVGREAFNDYADFLHHMLHGAGVWIARIVLLTCLTVHVAATVSLTRQNKAARQSYECPGTIQASKSSLIMIWSGFTILAFVIFHLLHFTVRVSYPAEAFVDPDYLLATGEERFDAWQMVITGFSNPLVVIFYVIAMSLLCSHLSHGVQAMLQTLGLRSKKTAPALNVLSIGYAALIWIGFVSIPIAILVFQFGR is encoded by the coding sequence ATGAACTCACCCGCATTCAGCTTCCCGATCGTCACGCGAGTCTGGCAATCCACGATCGGCCGCAAGTTTCTGGTCGCGCTCACCGGCCTCGTTCTCGTCCTCTTTCTCGCCGGGCACCTCGCCGGCAACCTGCTGGTCTACGTCGGACGGGAAGCCTTCAATGACTACGCGGATTTCCTGCACCACATGCTGCACGGAGCCGGCGTCTGGATCGCCCGGATCGTGCTGCTCACCTGCCTGACGGTCCACGTCGCGGCCACCGTTTCGCTGACCCGGCAGAATAAGGCGGCCCGCCAGAGCTACGAGTGCCCCGGAACCATCCAGGCATCGAAATCGTCGCTGATTATGATCTGGAGCGGCTTCACGATTCTGGCGTTCGTGATTTTCCACCTCCTCCACTTCACGGTGAGGGTCAGCTATCCGGCGGAGGCGTTCGTCGATCCCGACTACCTCCTCGCCACCGGCGAGGAACGCTTCGACGCGTGGCAGATGGTCATCACCGGTTTCAGCAACCCGCTGGTGGTGATCTTCTACGTGATCGCGATGAGCCTCCTTTGTTCCCACCTCAGCCACGGGGTGCAGGCGATGCTTCAGACCCTCGGGCTTCGCTCCAAGAAGACCGCCCCTGCTCTCAACGTGCTGAGCATCGGCTACGCCGCCCTGATCTGGATCGGATTCGTTTCCATCCCGATCGCCATCCTCGTTTTCCAATTCGGCCGCTAA
- a CDS encoding fumarate reductase/succinate dehydrogenase flavoprotein subunit: MSTILDSKAPSGPIDQKWSKHKQDSKLINPANKRKFTVIVVGSGLAGGAAAATLSELGYKVKCFCYQDSARRAHSIAAQGGINAAKNYQNDGDSVYRLFYDTIKGGDFRSREANVYRLAEVSGNIIDQCVAQGVPFAREYGGLLDNRSFGGAQVKRTFYAAGQTGQQLLIGCYQALNKEIAKGGVEMFPRTEMLELVTVDGHAKGIVVRDLVTGEISTHAGDTVVLATGGYGNVFFLSTNAMGCNVTGAWRAAKKGAFFANPCYTQIHPTCIPVSGDYQSKLTLMSESLRNDGRIWVPKSKETSEKLRKREIRPSDVPDSERDYYLERKYPSFGNLSPRDISSRSAKEVCDEGRGVASTGLGVYLDFRDAIERLGEDTIRARYGNLFQMYEKIAGENPYQTPMQIYPAVHYTMGGLWVDYNLMSNLPGLHVLGEANFSDHGANRLGASALMQGLADGYFVIPSTIAVYLATQTPGAVTTDHPEFKKAVEETTARTKTLVGINGKRSVDSFHRELGLLMWDKCGMARNRQGLDEALAKIPSIREEFWENVRVTGAEGGLNMELEKAGRVADFLEFAEVMCLDAREREESCGGHFREEHQYSESDEEVKSGYLSPGEAKRHDDQFCHVSAWEFKGVGEAPTLHKEELDWETVKPSVRSYK, translated from the coding sequence ATGTCCACGATTCTCGACAGCAAAGCACCGTCCGGCCCGATCGATCAGAAGTGGTCGAAGCACAAGCAGGACTCGAAGCTGATCAACCCGGCCAACAAGCGGAAGTTCACGGTGATCGTCGTGGGCTCGGGTCTGGCCGGAGGCGCTGCCGCCGCGACCCTCTCGGAGCTCGGCTACAAGGTGAAGTGCTTCTGCTACCAGGACAGCGCCCGCCGCGCCCACTCGATCGCCGCCCAGGGCGGGATCAATGCCGCGAAGAACTACCAGAACGATGGCGACTCGGTTTACCGATTGTTCTACGACACCATCAAGGGAGGTGACTTCCGCTCGCGCGAGGCGAACGTCTACCGCCTCGCCGAGGTCTCGGGAAACATCATCGACCAATGCGTCGCCCAAGGCGTTCCCTTCGCCCGCGAATACGGTGGACTGCTCGACAACCGCTCGTTTGGTGGAGCCCAGGTGAAGCGGACGTTCTACGCCGCGGGCCAGACCGGGCAACAGCTGCTGATCGGCTGCTACCAAGCGCTCAACAAGGAGATCGCCAAAGGTGGCGTGGAAATGTTCCCGCGAACCGAAATGCTCGAACTGGTGACCGTCGATGGCCACGCCAAGGGCATTGTTGTCCGCGATCTGGTTACCGGAGAAATCTCGACCCACGCGGGCGACACCGTCGTGCTCGCCACCGGCGGCTACGGCAACGTCTTCTTCCTCTCGACCAATGCGATGGGCTGCAATGTCACCGGCGCGTGGCGCGCGGCCAAAAAGGGCGCGTTTTTCGCGAACCCGTGCTACACGCAGATCCACCCGACCTGCATCCCGGTCAGCGGCGACTACCAGTCGAAGCTCACGCTGATGTCCGAGTCGCTGCGAAATGACGGCCGCATCTGGGTGCCCAAGTCGAAGGAGACCTCCGAGAAACTCCGCAAGCGCGAGATCCGTCCGTCGGACGTCCCGGACTCGGAGCGCGACTACTACCTCGAGCGCAAGTACCCGTCCTTCGGCAACCTTTCCCCACGCGACATCTCCTCACGCTCGGCCAAGGAGGTCTGCGACGAGGGCCGCGGTGTGGCCTCGACCGGTCTCGGCGTCTACCTCGACTTCCGCGATGCGATCGAGCGCCTCGGCGAGGACACGATCCGCGCCCGCTACGGCAACCTCTTCCAGATGTATGAGAAGATCGCCGGCGAGAATCCCTACCAGACACCGATGCAGATCTATCCTGCCGTTCACTACACGATGGGTGGCCTCTGGGTGGACTACAACCTGATGTCGAATCTCCCCGGACTACACGTACTCGGAGAGGCGAACTTCTCCGATCACGGAGCCAACCGTCTCGGTGCTTCCGCACTCATGCAGGGTTTGGCCGACGGCTACTTCGTGATCCCATCGACCATCGCGGTGTATCTCGCGACGCAGACTCCCGGCGCGGTCACCACCGACCACCCGGAGTTCAAGAAGGCGGTCGAGGAAACCACGGCGCGCACCAAGACGCTGGTCGGGATCAACGGCAAGCGCTCGGTTGACTCCTTCCACCGCGAGCTCGGCCTGCTGATGTGGGACAAGTGTGGCATGGCGCGCAATCGCCAGGGACTCGACGAGGCGCTGGCGAAAATCCCGTCGATCCGCGAGGAATTCTGGGAGAACGTCCGGGTCACCGGCGCCGAAGGCGGCCTCAACATGGAATTGGAGAAAGCCGGTCGTGTCGCCGACTTCCTCGAATTTGCCGAAGTCATGTGCCTTGACGCCCGCGAGCGCGAAGAGTCCTGCGGCGGCCACTTCCGCGAGGAGCACCAGTACAGCGAGTCCGACGAGGAGGTGAAGTCCGGCTACCTTTCACCCGGTGAGGCGAAGCGCCACGACGACCAGTTCTGCCACGTCTCCGCCTGGGAGTTCAAAGGGGTCGGCGAAGCACCGACGCTCCACAAAGAGGAACTCGACTGGGAGACGGTCAAACCTTCCGTCCGGTCCTACAAGTAA
- a CDS encoding sulfatase-like hydrolase/transferase — protein sequence MKRTLGPVAGISLLLGGITCASPRPNIILAMADDMGWGDPYYNSTTVTYANGTPHPDQGWISTPTLDAMAANGLRFDRFYSASAVCSPTRASCLTGRSPIRVGVPNANSGRLGFDETPLSEVLSAAGYRCGHFGKWHLGSLTTLRSDSNRGGNAAVYSGPWHHGYDFCFVTESKVPTYHPYRIANNSASLPTSFTDSNFYGTRYWRMPTTWNESSGEGKAVPVGEINNAVDGDDSKLLVDQVIPFVQDSVSEGEPFFVVLWFHTPHKPMVDPQGSSGIDSSDALRDSIEDMDTALGRLRDELTTLGVRDNTMFWVTSDNGPEDNDDSFNETSTVRSIRSGRRLERKRSLFEGGVRVPGILEWPAAISSGRATGFPAVTSDYYPTILDYLELSVPNQKPLDGVSLRPLIESGSQTRTKPIGFEYAGARSWVNEQYKLIDNGGGWELYDLINIAPGEEIEQTATATATNIGSKSQAVQDIYNTMLAEYAEWTADASADTPYVHSSQPTAALSTPSGSVPGPFAVTATFSEPVSQLNANEFVVTGGSASGLSGGGTTWSVTVSPAINGVVTIDLPEGCAIDADGNPNAAADQLSVTVSNPDAPDVALSTPDDPVVGSFTVTATFTEDVVGLDEADFGVTNGTATNLSGGPAVYTVTIVPEYPGTIALQLPSDAAQTVGGFGSNPSNSLSVTYDPPVDPPVSYGLVEFQTVDVNGDFPADGSNNIDKFDVAGSSSGTVAPFDTTTYVRASASGTTANFPRRAQLLLQFDLAALAANSTIADAQLEFSAYSLNDLTNSGNDPDLFVSQVADDWSPAGGGALDPDYNPAVVGSPVNAGKVTSGTGTDLYTGGGFVPGTYRNSTPYSIDVTDIVRSWQGGAANHGFHLELGNTISHDQGLGIDPATLALKVTVVSKATVLLSTPASPVSGPYTVDVTFSESVAGLEVSDFSITNGAASGLTGASGNYSILVTPEADGEVTVVLPVDSVTTLADGIGNAESNTLITDYVDPVANALLNFRNGDLNLPVGVVGGTGDGAAAFSFDPLSNEVLYNGTGTGRGSNEWIEAGSTRGFTYSPDGGAGGSGDGAFIEDTALSFNQKPRAVFYFVDDDKQSTGLLEFGIDVFFEDNSPANPLQFLIELYGWDDGQAGPALSWGGPNANDPTYNVTALGDAVTILSNPVLASSIAAGTWQTVSLGSADVGSGYDNYAWRIGVLGATDGDTFGFDNLTVSTGAAPEAIRVTSITRAQNGDVTIAFVAESGNVDVYRSPDLMNWGVPIATNVPSGDFSDTTASALVRAFYVLVPAGAAFP from the coding sequence ATGAAAAGAACCCTCGGTCCGGTCGCCGGCATCTCCTTGCTGCTGGGTGGCATCACCTGCGCGTCTCCTCGCCCGAACATCATCCTGGCCATGGCCGATGACATGGGTTGGGGCGATCCCTACTACAACAGCACCACGGTCACTTACGCCAACGGAACACCGCACCCCGACCAAGGCTGGATCAGCACTCCGACCTTGGACGCGATGGCCGCCAACGGCCTGCGTTTCGACCGCTTCTACTCGGCCTCGGCCGTATGTTCGCCGACACGGGCAAGTTGTCTGACCGGCCGCAGTCCGATCCGTGTCGGGGTGCCCAATGCCAACTCCGGCCGTCTCGGCTTCGACGAAACGCCGCTTTCGGAAGTGCTCTCGGCGGCGGGATACCGGTGCGGGCACTTCGGAAAGTGGCACCTTGGCTCGCTGACCACCCTCCGCAGCGATTCGAACCGGGGTGGCAACGCTGCCGTTTACTCCGGCCCTTGGCACCACGGCTACGACTTCTGCTTCGTCACCGAGTCGAAAGTCCCGACATACCATCCCTACCGGATCGCCAACAACAGCGCGAGTTTGCCCACCAGCTTCACCGACTCCAATTTCTACGGAACCCGCTATTGGCGGATGCCCACGACTTGGAACGAAAGCTCGGGAGAGGGGAAGGCCGTACCCGTTGGCGAAATCAACAACGCCGTGGACGGCGATGATTCGAAGCTTCTCGTCGATCAGGTGATCCCCTTCGTGCAGGATTCAGTCTCGGAGGGAGAACCCTTCTTCGTGGTCCTCTGGTTTCACACGCCCCACAAGCCCATGGTCGATCCCCAGGGTTCGAGCGGGATCGATTCGAGCGATGCCTTGCGCGATTCTATCGAAGACATGGACACCGCGCTTGGGCGTCTGCGCGATGAGCTCACGACCCTCGGGGTCCGCGACAACACGATGTTCTGGGTCACCAGTGACAACGGTCCCGAGGACAATGACGATTCGTTCAACGAGACGAGCACCGTCCGCTCGATCCGGTCGGGGCGCCGCCTCGAGCGTAAGCGGAGCCTCTTCGAAGGTGGAGTGCGGGTGCCTGGAATCCTCGAGTGGCCTGCCGCGATCAGCTCAGGGAGGGCAACGGGCTTCCCTGCGGTAACCAGTGACTACTACCCGACCATCCTCGACTATCTGGAGCTGAGCGTCCCGAATCAGAAACCCCTCGACGGAGTGTCCCTGCGCCCTCTCATCGAGAGCGGCTCGCAGACCCGCACGAAGCCGATCGGTTTCGAATACGCCGGCGCCAGATCGTGGGTGAACGAGCAATACAAGCTCATCGACAACGGAGGAGGTTGGGAACTCTACGACCTGATCAATATCGCCCCGGGAGAAGAGATCGAGCAAACCGCGACCGCCACAGCCACCAACATCGGTTCAAAGTCCCAGGCCGTTCAGGACATCTACAACACGATGCTTGCGGAGTACGCCGAGTGGACCGCGGACGCGAGCGCTGACACGCCCTACGTTCATAGCTCCCAGCCGACCGCTGCTCTGAGCACTCCCTCGGGGAGCGTCCCCGGGCCTTTCGCCGTAACCGCGACCTTCAGCGAGCCGGTGAGCCAGTTGAACGCAAACGAGTTTGTCGTGACGGGTGGCTCCGCCTCAGGACTCTCCGGTGGCGGAACCACGTGGTCGGTCACGGTTTCACCCGCGATCAATGGTGTCGTGACCATCGACCTGCCCGAAGGCTGTGCAATCGATGCGGACGGAAACCCGAATGCCGCGGCGGACCAACTCAGCGTCACGGTTTCCAATCCCGATGCACCCGACGTTGCCCTGTCCACTCCGGACGATCCGGTTGTGGGAAGTTTCACGGTGACGGCGACCTTCACCGAGGATGTCGTCGGACTCGATGAGGCCGACTTTGGGGTGACCAACGGCACCGCAACGAATCTCTCGGGAGGGCCAGCGGTCTATACGGTAACCATCGTTCCGGAGTATCCCGGAACCATCGCGCTTCAATTGCCAAGCGACGCGGCGCAGACCGTTGGAGGTTTCGGGAGCAACCCCTCCAACAGTCTTAGCGTCACCTATGATCCGCCGGTTGATCCTCCGGTGAGCTACGGTCTCGTCGAATTCCAGACGGTCGATGTCAATGGTGACTTCCCGGCCGACGGTTCGAATAACATCGACAAGTTTGATGTCGCCGGAAGCAGCAGCGGCACGGTGGCCCCTTTCGACACCACCACGTATGTCCGGGCAAGCGCTTCCGGAACGACCGCAAACTTCCCGCGTCGCGCCCAGCTGCTGCTCCAGTTCGACCTCGCCGCTCTGGCTGCCAATTCGACCATTGCCGACGCCCAACTCGAGTTCAGCGCTTACTCGCTCAACGATCTCACCAACTCGGGTAACGATCCGGATCTCTTCGTCTCACAGGTCGCGGATGATTGGTCACCCGCCGGAGGAGGAGCGCTCGATCCGGACTACAATCCCGCAGTCGTCGGCTCGCCCGTGAACGCAGGAAAGGTCACCAGCGGAACCGGAACCGACCTCTACACCGGTGGGGGATTCGTGCCCGGAACCTACCGCAACAGCACTCCCTACTCGATCGATGTGACCGACATCGTTCGGAGCTGGCAAGGCGGCGCAGCGAATCATGGATTCCATCTGGAACTGGGCAACACGATCTCTCATGACCAAGGGTTGGGCATCGACCCCGCGACGCTTGCGCTGAAGGTGACCGTCGTCAGCAAGGCGACCGTCCTTCTCTCGACGCCTGCCTCACCCGTATCCGGACCCTACACGGTGGATGTGACGTTCAGCGAATCGGTTGCCGGCTTGGAGGTATCGGATTTCTCGATCACCAACGGGGCTGCTTCTGGCCTGACCGGTGCGAGTGGCAACTATTCGATTCTCGTCACGCCAGAAGCCGATGGAGAGGTGACGGTCGTCTTGCCCGTCGATTCGGTCACAACCCTCGCGGATGGCATCGGAAACGCGGAGTCCAACACGCTGATCACGGACTATGTCGATCCGGTGGCCAACGCTTTGCTCAACTTCAGGAATGGCGACCTGAACCTGCCAGTCGGAGTCGTCGGAGGCACTGGTGATGGCGCTGCAGCGTTCTCGTTCGATCCGCTAAGCAACGAGGTGCTCTACAACGGAACCGGGACCGGCCGCGGTAGCAATGAATGGATTGAGGCCGGATCGACCCGGGGTTTCACCTACAGCCCGGACGGCGGAGCGGGTGGGTCGGGGGACGGGGCGTTCATCGAGGACACGGCGCTCTCTTTCAATCAGAAGCCTCGGGCGGTCTTCTATTTTGTCGATGATGACAAGCAGTCGACCGGCCTTCTCGAGTTCGGCATCGATGTCTTCTTCGAGGACAACAGTCCTGCGAATCCACTTCAGTTCCTGATCGAACTCTATGGATGGGATGACGGGCAAGCAGGGCCTGCACTGAGCTGGGGAGGGCCGAATGCCAACGATCCCACCTACAACGTGACCGCCCTTGGCGATGCAGTCACGATTCTGAGTAACCCGGTCCTTGCCTCCTCCATCGCTGCGGGAACCTGGCAGACGGTTTCGCTGGGCTCTGCCGATGTCGGGTCCGGCTACGACAACTACGCCTGGAGAATCGGGGTGCTCGGTGCCACGGATGGCGATACGTTTGGCTTCGACAATCTCACGGTGTCGACGGGGGCGGCACCGGAGGCCATCAGAGTCACGTCGATCACCCGGGCCCAAAACGGCGATGTCACGATCGCGTTTGTTGCGGAATCGGGCAACGTCGATGTCTACCGGTCGCCGGATCTCATGAACTGGGGTGTCCCGATCGCCACCAACGTTCCTTCGGGTGACTTCTCTGACACTACGGCTTCCGCGTTGGTCAGGGCGTTCTATGTACTCGTTCCGGCCGGGGCTGCGTTTCCCTGA